The Anaerosoma tenue genome has a window encoding:
- a CDS encoding HAD family hydrolase produces the protein MRAVLFDLDGTLLDLDLDAFLRRYFVALEDAARPIFASDGERSVFMESLTHSVRAMMDPHPGRTNRDVFFAHMLERSGVDMELHWPVFESFYAEVFPTLVGAACPAKGARRAVSTAIDLGLRVAIATNPIFPRVAIDHRLRWAGVHDLPVQVVTTYEQMLACKPLAEYYRQTCEMLETDPRDCMMVGDDRALDMPASDIGMQTFYVGPHKGVPADFTGDLDDLADLLPRLL, from the coding sequence ATGCGCGCGGTCCTGTTCGATCTCGACGGCACCCTGCTCGACCTGGACCTCGACGCCTTCCTGCGCAGGTACTTCGTCGCGCTGGAGGACGCCGCACGTCCGATATTCGCATCGGATGGAGAGCGCTCCGTATTCATGGAGTCCCTCACGCACTCTGTCCGGGCGATGATGGATCCCCACCCGGGACGCACCAACCGTGATGTCTTCTTCGCGCACATGCTTGAGCGGTCCGGAGTGGACATGGAGCTGCACTGGCCCGTGTTCGAGTCGTTCTACGCCGAGGTCTTCCCTACGCTCGTCGGCGCGGCCTGCCCCGCCAAGGGCGCGCGGCGGGCGGTCTCCACAGCGATCGACCTCGGCCTGCGCGTGGCCATAGCCACGAACCCCATCTTCCCTCGCGTGGCGATCGATCACCGGCTGCGCTGGGCGGGCGTCCACGACCTGCCCGTCCAGGTCGTCACCACATACGAGCAGATGCTGGCATGCAAGCCTCTTGCCGAGTACTACCGGCAGACATGCGAAATGCTCGAGACCGATCCGCGCGACTGCATGATGGTGGGTGACGACCGGGCCTTGGACATGCCGGCGTCCGACATCGGCATGCAGACGTTCTACGTGGGGCCGCACAAGGGTGTTCCCGCGGATTTCACCGGCGATCTGGACGACCTGGCAGACCTGCTGCCGCGTCTGCTCTGA